One region of Vespula vulgaris chromosome 9, iyVesVulg1.1, whole genome shotgun sequence genomic DNA includes:
- the LOC127066512 gene encoding gustatory receptor 5a for trehalose-like, with the protein MKCNLKKEIESANKMRATFWTDTKLHRPVTIHVKSPKSNLQLSRFDTLKTDVENPEVSDLNVSLVNNFNPATDSFHASVKPIILLANCFSMLPVSGVNTPDASYLKFTWCSPKLLYTIASFLGAIVMTIFNILQFTKTGINSMKTTSLVFYGTSLIASLLFLKLAKLWPCLALTWEKIEREFMFRHRRVSRISLAGRFKLITAIVMTLAMIEHTLSILKGFSYAMTCVKYRSDSDVIAEYFESQFPQVFSQMSYSLWKAILVDIINMLSTFSWNFVDLFLILVSMALADQFQQLNSRLNSVRGKAMPDWWWAEARNDYNHLASLTRRVDSHISTIVFLSFATDLYFICIQLLFSFNLQRSHIQKIYFCFSFGFLVTRTTAVSLYAASINDESRLPAPILYSVSSANYSTEVMRFLTQVTTDSISLTGMKFFSVTRGLVLTIAGTIVTYELVLVQINNIQQTIQSNITNICEVDEEQLYSNGSTVLL; encoded by the exons ATGAAGtgcaatttgaaaaaagagattgaatCAGCGAACAAGATGCGAGCAACTTTTTGGACCGATACAAAATTACATCGACCCGTCACGATTCATGTCAA ATCTCCTAAAAGCAATCTACAATTAAGTAGATTCGATACATTGAAGACAGACGTAGAAAATCCAGAAG tATCCGATTTGAACGTATCTTTGGTGAACAATTTTAATCCGGCTACCGATAGTTTTCACGCGTCGGTCAAACCAATCATTTTGTTGGCGAATTGCTTTTCGATGCTTCCAGTTTCCGGTGTCAACACTCCGGATGCATCTTATCTAAA ATTTACCTGGTGTAGCCCAAAATTATTGTACACCATCGCATCCTTTTTAGGTGCAATCGTTATGACTATATTCAACATTCTACAATTCACTAAGACGGGCATAAATTCCATGAAGACGA CTAGTTTAGTTTTCTATGGCACCTCTCTAATCGCGTCTCTCCTCTTCCTGAAACTCGCCAAATTATGGCCTTGCTTGGCGTTAACGTGGGAAAAAATCGAACGAGAGTTCATGTTTAGACATCGGAGAGTTTCTCGAATAAGTCTAGCTGGtagatttaaattaattaccgCCATCGTGATGACCCTCGCAATGA TCGAACATACTTTATCTATACTTAAGGGCTTCTCTTATGCAATGACATGTGTAAAATATCGAAGTGATTCCGACGTTATCGCAGAATATTTTGAATCGCAATTCCCCCAG GTATTCTCGCAAATGTCCTACAGTTTATGGAAAGCTATATTAGTGGACATAATTAACATGTTAAGCACCTTCTCATGGAACTTCGTCGATCTTTTCTTGATCCTCGTAAGCATGGCTCTGGCAGATCAATTTCAACAATTGAACAGTCGTCTTAATTCCGTTAGAGGAAAG gcGATGCCGGACTGGTGGTGGGCCGAGGCTAGAAACGATTACAATCATCTGGCTAGTTTGACTAGGCGAGTCGATTCTCATATTTCAACGATCGTTTTTCTATCGTTTGCGACCGATCTATACTTCATTTGCATCCAACTGTTATTCTCTTTCAA TTTGCAACGCAGTCACATACAGAAGATctacttttgtttttcctttggATTTCTTGTCACAAGGACCACGGCTGTATCCTTGTATGCAGCTTCTATTAACGATGAGTCGCGTTTGCCGGCACCGATACTTTACAGCGTTTCGAGTGCCAACTATTCTACAGAG gTAATGAGATTTTTGACACAAGTCACGACCGACAGTATAAGCTTGACcggaatgaaatttttttctgttacgAGAGGCCTCGTCTTGACC ATTGCGGGTACTATCGTCACATACGAGTTGGTATTGGtacaaataaacaatatacAACAAACGATCCAGTCTAACATAACGAACATTTGCGAG GTGGACGAAGAACAATTATACAGCAATGGGAGTACCGTTTTACTTTGA